The Nerophis ophidion isolate RoL-2023_Sa linkage group LG09, RoL_Noph_v1.0, whole genome shotgun sequence genome contains a region encoding:
- the sft2d1 gene encoding vesicle transport protein SFT2A, which yields MDKLRRVLNGREENEELGLTAQVLDATSLSYSTRVKWFAICFAGGILCSLLGSALLFIPGKGIKLFAVFYTLGNVAALSSTCFLMGPLKQLKRMFEPTRLIATVVMLLCLILTLCAAFWWEKNILAFLFCILQFLALTWYSISYIPFARDAVMKCFTTCLS from the exons ATGGACAAGCTTCGTCGAGTACTAAACGGCCGAGAAGAAAACGAAGAGTTGGGTCTTACGGCGCAG GTCCTCGATGCCACCTCGCTCAGCTACAGCACCAGGGTGAAATGGTTCGCCATATGCTTCGCCGGAGGCATCTTGTGCTCACTACTT GGTTCAGCACTACTGTTCATTCCCGGAAAGGGCATCAAACTCTTCGCTGTCTTCTACACATTGGGAAATGTTGCAGCGCTTTCCAG CACCTGTTTCCTAATGGGTCCTCTAAAGCAACTGAAGCGCATGTTTGAGCCAACAAGACTTATAGCGACCGTCGTTATGTTG CTTTGTCTCATTTTAACACTCTGTGCAGCGTTTTGG tgGGAAAAAAACATACTGGCCTTCCTTTTTTGTATTCTTCAGTTTCTGGCGTTGACATG GTACAGCATCTCTTACATTCCTTTTGCCAG GGATGCTGTGATGAAATGCTTCACAACCTGTCTGAGCTAG